In Desulfobaculum bizertense DSM 18034, the genomic stretch TTTTTCCTCAAATGCCTTCACTGCTTTTGCTTCGAGATCAGCGGTGATGTCGCGCTGATACACAACAGCTTCGTGACCGGCATCCAGCACGACTTTCTGGAGATCAGCAGGCAGAGCTTCAAACTTCTGCTTGTTCATCATCAGAATGTGCATGGAGTAGTTATGCTCAGAATCGATGGCGTATTTCAGCACTTCAGTGTGCTTTGCATCGTTCAGCAGGGAGAAGGTATTGCCTTCGCCGTCAACGGTGCCCTGCTGGAGCGCGGTGTAGGTTTCACCCCAAGCAATAGGAGTCGGGTTCATGCCGAGAGCCTTTGCAACCTCAACCTCTACAGGAGAAGCCGTGGTGCGGACCTTGAGACCCTTGAGGTCAGCAGGGCCAGCAATGGGACGCTTGGTGGAAACAAAATTTCGGTAACCATACTCAGAGTACATGATGGGCTTGAGGCCAATTTCTGCGGCCACGCCTTCGAGGTACTTGCCCAGATCGCCTTCATCCAGAGCCTTGTACAGCTTCTGCTGATGCTCGGGGTTGGTGGCGTAGGGAAGGTCAAACACCATGTACTTGGGGGAGAAGTTGGCCATGTTCGGGGAAGAACAGGAAGCCAGTTCAAGAGTGCCTTTCTGGACAGACTCCATGGTGACTCGGTCAGAACCGAGCATACAGTTGCCATAGAGCTGAACAGCGATGCGACCGTTAGATTTGGCTTCGACAAGTTCTTTGAACTTTTCGTAACCAAGGGTGACGTTGTTGCCAGGTGCCATCGGGTGGCCAAGGCGAAGGGTGATTTTCTTGTCTGCGGAATCTTTTCCGCCATCATCATTACACGCCGCCAGCCCAAGGGTCATAATGCCCAAAGTGATCGCAACGAGTATCTTTCCAAAAAGCTTCATCTTTCTACCTCCAAAAATTACCTAAGCACGGACCATTCTCGAAATTTGCCCGAAGTCACTCTCTCTTGAGCAAGTTCGGTACCAGACTTGGGGGCTTCGGGAAAAAAATCCCAATCTCCCCACAAAAAAAAGAGCGAAGCCACGCAGAACAGCTTCGCCCAAACACTCGCGCCATACGCCACAGCCCAGTGGAAGCACAAAGCAAAGTTCGCCGTATGACTGGAGAACCCTACCGTTTCAGACTCCACAACACAGGAATTGTACTGTTCTGGCATTTTTGCGACTGAGGAAAAGAACATAGCATATTTTTGCTCAAAGCCCGACCATTCCCCAATTCCGCACGTGAAAAAGATCGCGAATCAACGCTCAGAATCGCAGATTTACCATGTGAATAATGGCACATTTGCGACCCCCTCACCCTACTTTTTAATTATCTTATTGATTTTATTGAATTTAATTAACACTTCCCTACCTGTCGCAAAATTGCTACAGTCGCATTTCTGCAACACGATTTCAGACTAAAGCACTCTGATTTGTATAAAAATACAATATTTTCAACATATTATGTAAGCACCCTAACAAGGGGGACCCCATCTCAACTCTGCACCAGAGAGCACAAGCAGTCTCACTTTTGCCCATTTGTTCACATTCACAGGGCACAAAAAAAACGGACACCCACGTGGGTGCCCGTTTCGAGGAGAGGATACCTCTATCACACAACAAGGGGATTTTCCCCCCTTGTTTTATGCACAGGAAACGATGCTCTTAGTCTTCGTATCCCAGAAGACGCGCGGCATTGCCGTACATCACTTTCTCAAGGACATCAGCATTAAAGGCCATCTTTTCGTACTTCTCAATAGCCTCATGATAGTCCACAAAAGGATGTGCGCTTGCGAACATAAGCTTCTCAGGGATCAGGGTATTGGCAGCCTGAACATAGGCTTCTGCCTGAGGCCAGAACTCATATTCGGAAATCTCAAGGTAAACATTGGGGTTACGCTGGGCAACAATAATTGCCTCGTTCACCCAGGGGTAGCCGCCGTGGCTCATGATGATCTTGAGTTCCGGGAAATCACGGGCAACAAAGTCAATGTATCTGGGGGCAACGTGGTCAATCACGGCTTCCGGAACAAAGCTGGCGGTACCTGTTGTAAAAATGATCGGAATCCCAAGTTCGCAGCACTTGGAGTACACGGGGTAATACTTGGCATCATTGGCGTAAATCTTTGCGAGATATGGATCAACAGCAGCACCGCGAATGGTTGTATTCTCAGTCACAGCCTTGTCCAGATCGCGAATGGCGTCCATGCCCTTGTGTGGGTCAACGCCCCAGAAACCAACGAATTTTTCGGGGTAGGCATTGCAGAATTCCAGAACGGAACCATTGCCATTTGCCATAGAGCTGTAGGTGCTTTCGCAGTCACGGCCAGTGATGACAGCATGCTTAATGCCCGCCTCATCCATATCTTTCACGATTTCGTCCAGCGGCTGGGACTTGCGCTCATGGAAGTTGATGGATTCGCACAGGTCCTTGAACATTTTACTGTTCTGGATGCCGGAAACTACCTCGTGGGTATTGGGACGAAAACGAAAATCGATAATATTCATGAGAAGGGACTCCTTATCGAGAAAATTTTGCAAAAAGAAATTTTCTCGACATGAGCAAAGCCTGTGCCAAGAGTTACAGCTTTCACAAAGTCGGGACTGTTTTTCTTCGTGACCAGACACCAGAGGCATGTGATTTTTGTTGCATGATTCTTGCTCCACTCATTTTCACCAACTCGAATGGCCTCCTTCCTTTTTTTTCCCTGTTTCGTGCCACAGGGTCTCTCTCACAGGCACCCCTGCATAATGTCGCACTCAACCTTTTACGGCACAAGCGAGCAGTACTATGAGCGAAAATGTCCAGCAGCCAGACCCACTTATCACAAAGAACATTCATGGAATATTTGATGTTCTCAGTGACGGTATTTATATCTCTGACCGGTTCGGAAAAACCCTGACCGTCAACCAGCGTTATGAGAAGCTCACCGGGCTGAGCAAAAAGGAACTCATCAATCGCAATGTGACTGAGCTTGTGAATGATGGTGTCTATGACACAATCCTCAATCCCAAAATTGTTGCCACCGGAAAGTCCTGCACATCCATACAGGTCAATAAAAAGGGACGGCGCCTTGTTCTCACGGGCTACCCTATTTTTGATGATGCAGGGGACGTGAACCTTGTCGTCACTTTTGCCCGCGACATCACTGCCATTGGCGATCTCCGGAACCAGCTCGCCGCAGAAAAACGCCTTGTTGAGCAATACCACGAAAAATTTAAGTCCATCACCGCAGACAATTCTCTTGAGCCTTCCGTCGTTCTGGAAAGCCCCAAAATGAAAGAGCTGGTCACCCTGCTCAAACGAGTTGCCCCCACAGATGCCACCGTACTTCTGCTCGGCGAAACAGGCGTCGGCAAAGACGTTCTGGCCCGCAAAACCCATGAGTTCAGTCTTCGCTCCAGTCGCCCCTTCTTTAAGGTAGACTGTACGACCATCCCTGAAAATCTGATTGAATCTGAACTGTTCGGTTATGCACCGGGAGCGTTTTCTGGAGCGCACTCCAAGGGCAAAATCGGTTTTTTTGAAATGGCAGAAAAGGGAACGCTCTTTCTTGATGAAATAGGCGAGCTTCCTTTGCTCATGCAGGGCAAGCTTCTGCGTGTTCTTCAGGATCAGGAACTCATCCGGGTCGGTGATACCAAGGTGCGCAAGGTCGATGTGCGCATCATTGCAGCCACGAACCGCAACCTTGAAGAAGAAGTCAAAAGCGGCCGTTTCCGAAGCGATCTCTTTTATCGACTCAAGGTCACAGAGGCCAACATACCTCCCCTGCGGGAACGGCATGAAGACGTTCTGCCCCTGGCCCAAATGTTCATTCAGCGCTACTCGCAAAAGTACCGCCGCAATGTTGCGCTTACGCCCGGTGCACAGGAAGCCCTCCGTGCCCACCACTGGCCCGGCAATGTCCGAGAGCTGGAAAACATGATCCAGAGCCTCGTTGTGACCAGCGCCTCTGACATCGTCCAGCCCTATGACCTACCGGAATCCGTAACCCGGCGCAGGACGCAGGCAAATGCAGACGGCAATCTGGAACCCTGCATTGCGCTTGGGGACAATCCCCCGCCGCTTCGGGAAATGGTCAAGGACTTTGAGCGCCAGCTTTTGCAAAAAGCGATTGAAACCTACGGCTCAGTCCCCAAGGTTGCCAAAAAGCTCAAGGTGGACCGCAGCACGATCTTCCGAAAATTACGCTAAAAAAAGCCGCCCCTGCACAGGCAGGAGCGGCTTTCTATTTGGCGTAACGAGAAACACTACACAGCAGGAACGGCCTGGGTACTTGCGGCCTGAGTCTTTCCTTCGAGAGCGTAGAGTTTGACCTGAGCCTGCGCAATAGCAGCATCAAGGTCTTCAAAAAGATTCTCGCCATCAGTAAAGAGACCACCACCGCACTCGCGGATGTTCTGAGCCTTTTCACCGTCAGCGGCCATGACAACCTGAATGCCACTGTCCTTGAGTTTTTCTGTCATTTCGCACAGGGCAAACACAGCAGAAATATCAACAAAAGAAACAGAGATGCAGTTCACCACCAAAATTTTGGTGCCGATCATGGAATCAATTTTGTTCAGCATTCTAAAAGATGTGCCAAAGAAGAATGGTCCATCAATAGAAATCACACGGAGCTTCTGCTCGCTCTGATCCTGAATAGCCTTTTCCTTGTTCAGCTGATTCGGGCAGGCATCTTCACCAGAGATGCTCACGCTAGCCTGACGGGTAATCCGCCATGTGAGCAGCAGGCAGGCCAGAGCCACGCCAGCACCAACAGCAACAATAAGGTCAACAAAAACAGTGATGGCGAACACGGCAAACATAACCAGCAGGTCCTGCTTGGGTGCACGCTTCACAAGGCGAAGCAGGCGGTAGTCCAAAATATCAACGCCGACTTTCACCAGAATGCCAGACAGAACAGGCATCGGGATGTGCGAGGTCAGCGGGCCGAGTCCGAGTAACACAGCCACGAGGAACAGGGCGTGAATAACACCAGACAGACGGCCAGTACCACCAGCCTTGACGTTAACGACGGTACGCATGGTTGCGCCAGCGCCGGGAAGACCACCGACAAAACCGGCAATCATGTTACCAATACCCTGACCAATCAGCTCACGGTTAGAATTGTGCTGAGTCTTGGTAATGGAGTCTGCAACGATGGAAGTCAGCAGCGTATCAATGGTACCCAGAATACTCAGGGCAAAACCAAGGGCCAAGATACGGCCAATGTGCTGAATTTCCACGCTAGGAATGTGAAGCTCGGGAAGCGAATTGGGGATGGAACCAATTGTCGGCACATCAAGCTTCAGGAAAAAGGCTGCAAGGCTCATTGTGACAAGGGCAATAAGTGGCGAGGGAAGAACCCGGGTCACTTTGGGCGGTACAAAAAAGACGATAAGCATTGTCGCGACAGCGAGGCCAAGGCTGGCCATGTCGCAGTTGGCCAGAGTTTCTGGCACTGCGGCAAGAGCTAAAATGGGGGAACTGGCAGAGGCACAACCCATCAGCGGCTGAATCTGAAGCAGGATGATGATGACACCGATGCCATTCATAAATCCAGAAATGACCGGATACGGCATGTACCGGACAAATCCACCGAGCTTCACACAACCAAAGAGAATCTGGAGAGCGCCACACAGCACAACCACGAGGCAGACCGAGGAGAAATCACCCGGAAAAGCAACCACAGCGGAGGCCATGACCACAGTCATCGGGCCAGTGGGACCAGAGACCTGTGTTTTTGTTCCACCAAAGATAGACGCAAAAAAGCCAAGGGCAATTGCGCCATAAAGGCCCGCAGCAGCGCCCGCGCCACTGGCAACGCCAAATGCCAGTGCGAGAGGAAGCGCAATGATGCCAGCGGTGAGTCCACCAAAGACATCGCCACGGACCGAGTTCAGAGAAAAGCTCCTGTTCATTTGAGTAAACCGTTTTTGTTAAACAATTGCGGACCGCGAAATGCGATTCGCTGACTGGAAAGCATCGCCCCTGCCGCTCT encodes the following:
- a CDS encoding TRAP transporter substrate-binding protein, coding for MTLGLAACNDDGGKDSADKKITLRLGHPMAPGNNVTLGYEKFKELVEAKSNGRIAVQLYGNCMLGSDRVTMESVQKGTLELASCSSPNMANFSPKYMVFDLPYATNPEHQQKLYKALDEGDLGKYLEGVAAEIGLKPIMYSEYGYRNFVSTKRPIAGPADLKGLKVRTTASPVEVEVAKALGMNPTPIAWGETYTALQQGTVDGEGNTFSLLNDAKHTEVLKYAIDSEHNYSMHILMMNKQKFEALPADLQKVVLDAGHEAVVYQRDITADLEAKAVKAFEEKGIKITNLTPEQRAELEEKTRPVWDMFADKIPAELLELVKQTAE
- a CDS encoding SulP family inorganic anion transporter; the protein is MNRSFSLNSVRGDVFGGLTAGIIALPLALAFGVASGAGAAAGLYGAIALGFFASIFGGTKTQVSGPTGPMTVVMASAVVAFPGDFSSVCLVVVLCGALQILFGCVKLGGFVRYMPYPVISGFMNGIGVIIILLQIQPLMGCASASSPILALAAVPETLANCDMASLGLAVATMLIVFFVPPKVTRVLPSPLIALVTMSLAAFFLKLDVPTIGSIPNSLPELHIPSVEIQHIGRILALGFALSILGTIDTLLTSIVADSITKTQHNSNRELIGQGIGNMIAGFVGGLPGAGATMRTVVNVKAGGTGRLSGVIHALFLVAVLLGLGPLTSHIPMPVLSGILVKVGVDILDYRLLRLVKRAPKQDLLVMFAVFAITVFVDLIVAVGAGVALACLLLTWRITRQASVSISGEDACPNQLNKEKAIQDQSEQKLRVISIDGPFFFGTSFRMLNKIDSMIGTKILVVNCISVSFVDISAVFALCEMTEKLKDSGIQVVMAADGEKAQNIRECGGGLFTDGENLFEDLDAAIAQAQVKLYALEGKTQAASTQAVPAV
- a CDS encoding sigma-54 interaction domain-containing protein, which gives rise to MSENVQQPDPLITKNIHGIFDVLSDGIYISDRFGKTLTVNQRYEKLTGLSKKELINRNVTELVNDGVYDTILNPKIVATGKSCTSIQVNKKGRRLVLTGYPIFDDAGDVNLVVTFARDITAIGDLRNQLAAEKRLVEQYHEKFKSITADNSLEPSVVLESPKMKELVTLLKRVAPTDATVLLLGETGVGKDVLARKTHEFSLRSSRPFFKVDCTTIPENLIESELFGYAPGAFSGAHSKGKIGFFEMAEKGTLFLDEIGELPLLMQGKLLRVLQDQELIRVGDTKVRKVDVRIIAATNRNLEEEVKSGRFRSDLFYRLKVTEANIPPLRERHEDVLPLAQMFIQRYSQKYRRNVALTPGAQEALRAHHWPGNVRELENMIQSLVVTSASDIVQPYDLPESVTRRRTQANADGNLEPCIALGDNPPPLREMVKDFERQLLQKAIETYGSVPKVAKKLKVDRSTIFRKLR
- a CDS encoding amidohydrolase family protein produces the protein MNIIDFRFRPNTHEVVSGIQNSKMFKDLCESINFHERKSQPLDEIVKDMDEAGIKHAVITGRDCESTYSSMANGNGSVLEFCNAYPEKFVGFWGVDPHKGMDAIRDLDKAVTENTTIRGAAVDPYLAKIYANDAKYYPVYSKCCELGIPIIFTTGTASFVPEAVIDHVAPRYIDFVARDFPELKIIMSHGGYPWVNEAIIVAQRNPNVYLEISEYEFWPQAEAYVQAANTLIPEKLMFASAHPFVDYHEAIEKYEKMAFNADVLEKVMYGNAARLLGYED